A region of Lentimicrobiaceae bacterium DNA encodes the following proteins:
- a CDS encoding DUF933 domain-containing protein yields KVGNKEAKHTIETLVKYKDHLENFMPARTIDLSDEEKKAVADIMLITSKPVIYVCNVDSDSAKNGNSYSDSIVELAKAENAEVLIIAADLEADIAMLDDPEDRKEFLNDAGLTEPGVNRLVRAAYNILDLQSFFTAGPKEIRAWTIKKGTTAPQAAGVIHSDLERGFIRAEVMKYEDFITLKSEHACREAGKLYVEGKNYVVNDGDIIHVRFNV; encoded by the coding sequence TAAAGTCGGTAACAAAGAAGCCAAACATACTATTGAAACGCTTGTAAAATACAAAGACCACCTTGAAAACTTCATGCCTGCCCGAACAATAGACCTTAGCGATGAAGAGAAGAAAGCCGTTGCCGATATTATGCTCATAACATCTAAACCTGTTATATACGTGTGTAATGTCGATTCCGACAGTGCAAAAAACGGCAACAGCTATTCCGATAGCATTGTTGAATTAGCTAAAGCCGAAAATGCCGAAGTGCTTATTATAGCCGCCGACCTTGAGGCTGATATTGCAATGTTAGACGACCCCGAAGATAGAAAAGAGTTTTTAAACGATGCCGGTCTTACGGAACCTGGCGTAAATCGTTTGGTCAGAGCTGCTTACAACATTTTAGACTTGCAATCCTTTTTTACAGCCGGTCCTAAAGAAATTAGAGCTTGGACTATAAAAAAGGGTACCACAGCACCGCAAGCTGCCGGTGTTATTCATAGCGACTTGGAAAGAGGTTTCATTAGAGCCGAAGTTATGAAGTACGAAGATTTTATAACTCTAAAATCAGAACATGCCTGTCGTGAAGCCGGAAAGCTTTACGTTGAAGGCAAAAATTACGTAGTTAACGACGGAGATATTATTCACGTCAGATTTAATGTTTAA